In Struthio camelus isolate bStrCam1 chromosome 4, bStrCam1.hap1, whole genome shotgun sequence, a genomic segment contains:
- the UGT8 gene encoding 2-hydroxyacylsphingosine 1-beta-galactosyltransferase isoform X2 yields MKPYTPAFILLWSAVGIARAAKIVVVPPIMFESHLYIFKTLASALHDHGHQTVFLLSEGREIPPSNHYRLQRYPGIFNSSTSDDFLQSKMRSIFSGRLTALELFDILEHYSKNCDMIVGNQNLMRVLKQEKFDLLLVDPNEMCGFVIAHLLGVKYAVFSTGLWYPAEVGAPAPLSYVPEFNSLLTDHMNLFERIKNTVVYLISRFGVNFLVLPKYERIMQKHKVLPERSMYDLVHGSSLWMLCTDVALEFPRPTLPNVVYVGGILTKPASPLPEDLQTWVNGANENGFVLVSFGAGVKYLSEDIANKLAHALARLPQRVIWRFSGNKPRNLGNNTKLIEWLPQNDLLGHSNIKAFLSHGGLNSIFETMYHGVPVVGIPLFGDHYDTMTRVQAKGMGILLNWKTVTESELYEALVKVINDPSYRRRAQRLSEIHRDQPGHPVNRTVYWINYILRHNGAQHLRAAVYSISLYQYFLLDIAFVLLAGAALFYYILARITKFIRKQSKHLWSSDEHSAVNGHYQNGIPNGKYRRNGHIKHEKKVK; encoded by the exons ATGAAGCCGTACACTCCAGCTTTCATTctcctgtggagtgctgttggGATAGCGAGGGCTGCCAAAATCGTTGTTGTGCCGCCAATTATGTTTGAAAGCCATCTTTATATTTTCAAGACTCTGGCCTCAGCCTTGCATGACCACGGTCACCAGACAGTGTTTCTTCTCTCTGAGGGCAGAGAAATTCCTCCATCTAATCACTATAGACTTCAGCGTTACCCAGGGATCTTTAACAGCAGCACCTCGGATGATTTTCTCCAGTCCAAAATGAGGAGTATTTTCTCTGGGAGACTGACAGCCCTGGAACTGTTTGATATCCTGGAACACTATTCCAAGAACTGTGACATGATTGTGGGCAACCAAAACCTCATGCGTGTCCTGAAACAGGAAAAATTTGACCTGCTCCTGGTAGATCCTAATGAGATGTGTGGATTTGTTATAGCTCACCTTTTAGGGGTTAAATACGCTGTCTTTTCGACTGGCCTTTGGTATCCAGCAGAAGTAGGTGCTCCAGCTCCCCTGTCTTATGTTCCAGAATTTAACTCGCTGCTCACAGATCACATGAACCTGTTTGAGAGGATTAAAAATACTGTTGTTTATCTTATTTCAAGATTTGGAGTCAATTTTTTGGTTCTGCCAAAATATGAAAGGATAATGCAGAAACACAAGGTTCTGCCAGAACGGTCCATGTATGACTTGGTTCATGGATCCAGCCTGTGGATGCTCTGTACTGATGTAGCACTAGAGTTTCCAAGACCCACGCTACCAAATGTTGTTTATGTGGGAGGAATCCTAACCAAACCGGCCAGCCCTCTGCCAGAA gACCTCCAAACATGGGTGAATGGTGCTAATGAAAATGGCTTTGTCCTCGTCTCGTTTGGAGCTGGAGTGAAATATCTGTCAGAAGATATAGCAAATAAGTTAGCGCATGCCTTGGCAAGACTGCCGCAGAGAGTTATTTGGAG ATTTTCAGGAAACAAGCCAAGGAATTTAGGCAACAATACAAAGCTTATAGAATGGTTACCACAAAACGACCTGCTTG gtcactcTAACATTAAAGCCTTTCTTAGTCATGGTGGTTTGAACAGCATTTTTGAAACCATGTACCACGGGGTCCCTGTGGTGGGAATTCCCCTTTTTGGAGACCACTATGATACTATGACCCGAGTGCAGGCTAAAGGCATGGGAATACTGTTGAACTGGAAGACCGTCACTGAGAGTGAACTGTATGAAGCACTAGTAAAAGTTATTAATGATCCCAG CTACCGACGACGAGCCCAGAGGCTGTCGGAAATTCACAGAGACCAACCTGGTCACCCCGTTAACCGGACTGTGTACTGGATTAATTATATCCTCCGCCACAACGGAGCACAACATCTGCGTGCTGCTGTTTACAGCATCTCTTTATATCAGTATTTCTTACTGGATATTGCCTTTGTTTTACTAGCGGGTGCTgccttattttattatattttggcCAGGATAACAAAGTTTATCCGCAAACAGAGCAAACACCTTTGGTCAAGTGATGAACATAGCGCTGTTAATGGACATTACCAGAATGGGATACCAAATGGAAAGTATAGAAGAAATGGCCacattaaacatgaaaaaaaggtgaaatga
- the UGT8 gene encoding 2-hydroxyacylsphingosine 1-beta-galactosyltransferase isoform X1: MGQEGAWGLRRQLSAPARGRAMKPYTPAFILLWSAVGIARAAKIVVVPPIMFESHLYIFKTLASALHDHGHQTVFLLSEGREIPPSNHYRLQRYPGIFNSSTSDDFLQSKMRSIFSGRLTALELFDILEHYSKNCDMIVGNQNLMRVLKQEKFDLLLVDPNEMCGFVIAHLLGVKYAVFSTGLWYPAEVGAPAPLSYVPEFNSLLTDHMNLFERIKNTVVYLISRFGVNFLVLPKYERIMQKHKVLPERSMYDLVHGSSLWMLCTDVALEFPRPTLPNVVYVGGILTKPASPLPEDLQTWVNGANENGFVLVSFGAGVKYLSEDIANKLAHALARLPQRVIWRFSGNKPRNLGNNTKLIEWLPQNDLLGHSNIKAFLSHGGLNSIFETMYHGVPVVGIPLFGDHYDTMTRVQAKGMGILLNWKTVTESELYEALVKVINDPSYRRRAQRLSEIHRDQPGHPVNRTVYWINYILRHNGAQHLRAAVYSISLYQYFLLDIAFVLLAGAALFYYILARITKFIRKQSKHLWSSDEHSAVNGHYQNGIPNGKYRRNGHIKHEKKVK, from the exons ATGGGGCAGGAGGGCGCCTGGGGACTCAGACGGCAGCTCTCCGCGCCGGCGAGGGGAAGGG cTATGAAGCCGTACACTCCAGCTTTCATTctcctgtggagtgctgttggGATAGCGAGGGCTGCCAAAATCGTTGTTGTGCCGCCAATTATGTTTGAAAGCCATCTTTATATTTTCAAGACTCTGGCCTCAGCCTTGCATGACCACGGTCACCAGACAGTGTTTCTTCTCTCTGAGGGCAGAGAAATTCCTCCATCTAATCACTATAGACTTCAGCGTTACCCAGGGATCTTTAACAGCAGCACCTCGGATGATTTTCTCCAGTCCAAAATGAGGAGTATTTTCTCTGGGAGACTGACAGCCCTGGAACTGTTTGATATCCTGGAACACTATTCCAAGAACTGTGACATGATTGTGGGCAACCAAAACCTCATGCGTGTCCTGAAACAGGAAAAATTTGACCTGCTCCTGGTAGATCCTAATGAGATGTGTGGATTTGTTATAGCTCACCTTTTAGGGGTTAAATACGCTGTCTTTTCGACTGGCCTTTGGTATCCAGCAGAAGTAGGTGCTCCAGCTCCCCTGTCTTATGTTCCAGAATTTAACTCGCTGCTCACAGATCACATGAACCTGTTTGAGAGGATTAAAAATACTGTTGTTTATCTTATTTCAAGATTTGGAGTCAATTTTTTGGTTCTGCCAAAATATGAAAGGATAATGCAGAAACACAAGGTTCTGCCAGAACGGTCCATGTATGACTTGGTTCATGGATCCAGCCTGTGGATGCTCTGTACTGATGTAGCACTAGAGTTTCCAAGACCCACGCTACCAAATGTTGTTTATGTGGGAGGAATCCTAACCAAACCGGCCAGCCCTCTGCCAGAA gACCTCCAAACATGGGTGAATGGTGCTAATGAAAATGGCTTTGTCCTCGTCTCGTTTGGAGCTGGAGTGAAATATCTGTCAGAAGATATAGCAAATAAGTTAGCGCATGCCTTGGCAAGACTGCCGCAGAGAGTTATTTGGAG ATTTTCAGGAAACAAGCCAAGGAATTTAGGCAACAATACAAAGCTTATAGAATGGTTACCACAAAACGACCTGCTTG gtcactcTAACATTAAAGCCTTTCTTAGTCATGGTGGTTTGAACAGCATTTTTGAAACCATGTACCACGGGGTCCCTGTGGTGGGAATTCCCCTTTTTGGAGACCACTATGATACTATGACCCGAGTGCAGGCTAAAGGCATGGGAATACTGTTGAACTGGAAGACCGTCACTGAGAGTGAACTGTATGAAGCACTAGTAAAAGTTATTAATGATCCCAG CTACCGACGACGAGCCCAGAGGCTGTCGGAAATTCACAGAGACCAACCTGGTCACCCCGTTAACCGGACTGTGTACTGGATTAATTATATCCTCCGCCACAACGGAGCACAACATCTGCGTGCTGCTGTTTACAGCATCTCTTTATATCAGTATTTCTTACTGGATATTGCCTTTGTTTTACTAGCGGGTGCTgccttattttattatattttggcCAGGATAACAAAGTTTATCCGCAAACAGAGCAAACACCTTTGGTCAAGTGATGAACATAGCGCTGTTAATGGACATTACCAGAATGGGATACCAAATGGAAAGTATAGAAGAAATGGCCacattaaacatgaaaaaaaggtgaaatga